The proteins below come from a single Comamonas antarctica genomic window:
- a CDS encoding nucleoside deaminase, which yields MNQPCSPAESGAPPPVPGEPAHDLAWLRQAIQWAATARARGNRPFGAVIVSAEGLLLAEAYCNTSESGDCTGHAEINALRQLRTPAQLECLAQATLYASAEPCMMCAGAILCSGIRRVVYGVSNDRLRQLCGQRIDAFRSNMAAVELLALAPQPIACVGPLLADEALEPHAGYWGH from the coding sequence TTGAATCAGCCCTGCTCCCCCGCCGAGTCCGGCGCGCCCCCGCCCGTGCCGGGCGAGCCGGCCCATGACCTGGCCTGGCTGCGCCAGGCCATCCAGTGGGCGGCCACGGCGCGCGCGCGCGGCAACCGGCCGTTTGGCGCGGTGATCGTCTCCGCCGAGGGCCTGCTGCTGGCCGAGGCCTATTGCAACACCAGCGAGAGCGGCGACTGCACGGGCCATGCCGAGATCAACGCGCTGCGCCAGCTGCGCACCCCGGCCCAGCTCGAATGCCTGGCCCAGGCCACGCTTTATGCGTCGGCCGAGCCGTGCATGATGTGCGCGGGCGCGATACTGTGCAGCGGCATCCGGCGCGTGGTGTATGGCGTGTCGAACGACCGCCTGCGCCAGCTCTGCGGCCAGCGCATCGACGCCTTCCGCAGCAATATGGCGGCCGTGGAGCTGCTGGCGCTCGCGCCCCAGCCGATTGCCTGCGTCGGGCCGCTGCTGGCCGACGAGGCGCTCGAGCCGCATGCCGGCTACTGGGGCCACTGA
- a CDS encoding ABC transporter permease, translated as MKVSPRFQRWSPWLLMLAIVILWQVICSAFQVSEFIFPSPWLILTQFVEFSGVIAMHAWRTYWVTMAGFGLAIVVGVLLGFLIGSSRLAYAALYPLMTAFNALPKAAFVPILVVWFGIGAGPAILTAFLISFFPIMVNIATGLATLEPELEDVLRVLGAKRWDVLTKVGLPRSLPYFYGSLKVAITLAFVGTTVSEMTAANEGIGYLLISAGSSMQMGLAFAGLLVVGAMAMVMYELFSWVEKRTTGWAHRGAQNH; from the coding sequence ATGAAAGTCTCCCCCCGTTTCCAGCGCTGGTCCCCGTGGCTGCTGATGCTGGCCATCGTGATCCTGTGGCAGGTCATCTGCTCCGCCTTCCAGGTCTCCGAGTTCATCTTTCCCAGCCCCTGGCTGATCCTCACGCAGTTCGTCGAGTTCAGCGGCGTGATTGCCATGCATGCCTGGCGCACCTACTGGGTGACCATGGCCGGTTTCGGCCTGGCGATTGTCGTCGGTGTGCTGCTGGGTTTCCTGATCGGCAGTTCGCGCCTGGCCTATGCCGCGCTGTACCCGCTGATGACGGCCTTCAACGCGCTGCCCAAGGCGGCATTCGTGCCGATCCTCGTGGTCTGGTTCGGCATCGGCGCGGGCCCGGCCATCCTCACGGCGTTCCTGATCAGCTTCTTCCCGATCATGGTCAACATCGCCACCGGCCTGGCCACGCTCGAGCCCGAACTCGAGGACGTGCTGCGCGTGCTGGGCGCCAAGCGCTGGGACGTGCTGACCAAGGTCGGCCTGCCGCGCTCGCTGCCCTACTTCTACGGCTCGCTCAAGGTCGCGATCACGCTGGCCTTCGTCGGCACCACGGTGTCGGAGATGACCGCCGCCAACGAGGGCATCGGCTATCTGCTGATCTCGGCCGGCTCGTCGATGCAGATGGGCCTGGCGTTCGCGGGCCTGCTGGTCGTGGGCGCCATGGCGATGGTCATGTACGAGCTGTTCAGCTGGGTCGAAAAGCGCACCACGGGCTGGGCGCACCGCGGCGCGCAGAACCACTGA
- a CDS encoding ABC transporter ATP-binding protein, with the protein MTDTAPPFVDFRNVWLAYNDELRAQNHFAVEAIDLQLQQGEFIAIVGPSGCGKSTFMKLATGLRMPSIGRILIDGEPVTGPLKISGMAFQAPSLLPWRTTVENVLLPLEIVEPHRSQFKARRAEYEERARRLLQKVGLAGYEDKFPWQLSGGMQQRASICRALIHEPKLLLLDEPFGALDAFTREELWCILRDLWTEQKFNVILVTHDLRESVFLADTVYVMSKSPGRFVVKREIELPRPRDLELTYTKEFSDIVHELRGHIGALRHATPSIAASV; encoded by the coding sequence ATGACGGACACCGCACCCCCCTTTGTCGACTTCCGCAACGTCTGGCTGGCCTATAACGACGAGCTGCGCGCGCAGAACCACTTTGCCGTCGAAGCCATCGACCTGCAGTTGCAGCAAGGCGAATTCATTGCCATCGTCGGGCCTTCGGGCTGCGGCAAGTCGACCTTCATGAAGCTCGCCACGGGCCTGCGCATGCCGTCCATCGGCCGCATCCTGATCGACGGCGAGCCCGTGACCGGCCCGCTGAAGATCTCGGGCATGGCCTTCCAGGCGCCTTCGCTGCTGCCCTGGCGCACCACCGTCGAGAACGTGCTGCTGCCGCTGGAGATCGTCGAGCCGCACCGCAGCCAGTTCAAGGCGCGCCGCGCGGAGTACGAGGAGCGCGCGCGCCGGCTGCTGCAAAAGGTCGGCCTGGCCGGCTACGAAGACAAGTTCCCCTGGCAGCTGTCGGGCGGCATGCAGCAGCGCGCGAGCATCTGCCGCGCGCTGATCCACGAACCCAAGCTGCTGCTGCTCGACGAGCCCTTTGGCGCGCTCGACGCGTTCACGCGCGAGGAGCTGTGGTGCATCCTGCGCGACCTCTGGACCGAGCAGAAATTCAATGTGATCCTGGTCACGCACGACCTGCGCGAATCGGTGTTTCTCGCCGACACGGTGTATGTGATGAGCAAGAGCCCGGGCCGCTTTGTCGTCAAGCGCGAGATCGAGCTGCCGCGACCGCGCGATCTGGAGCTGACCTATACCAAGGAATTCAGCGACATCGTGCACGAACTGCGCGGCCACATTGGCGCATTGCGCCATGCGACCCCAAGCATTGCAGCCAGCGTCTGA
- a CDS encoding ABC transporter substrate-binding protein yields the protein MNKRSFLQTAIAVASLTASAWSIAAAPALTPLKFQLDWRFEGPAAFFVHPGAKGYYQERGLDVTVEAASGAGAIQRVASGTHDLGFADLAALMEFHANNPDAPIKPVAVMVIYNTTPASVMALKKSGIKTAADLTGKKLGAPVFDAGRRTFPIFAQANNVGAVQWTTMDPPLRETMLVRGDVDAVTGFTFTSLLNLEARGVKREDIVVLPYATHGVKLYGNVIIASPKLIAEKPEALKAFLEAFAKGAKEAIAQPAAAIASLKAKDGLVNTDVETRRLQLTIETAIDTPGAREEGFGQLRLPRLQLMAEQVAKAYGTKNPVPANAVWNGSFLPSAAALDVLPKK from the coding sequence GTGAACAAACGCTCTTTCCTGCAGACCGCCATTGCCGTCGCGTCGCTGACCGCCTCCGCCTGGAGCATCGCCGCGGCGCCGGCGCTCACGCCGCTCAAGTTCCAGCTCGACTGGCGCTTCGAAGGCCCGGCCGCGTTCTTCGTGCACCCCGGCGCCAAGGGCTACTACCAGGAACGCGGACTGGATGTGACGGTGGAGGCGGCCAGCGGCGCGGGCGCGATCCAGCGCGTGGCCTCGGGCACGCATGACCTGGGCTTTGCCGACCTGGCCGCGCTCATGGAGTTCCACGCCAACAATCCCGATGCGCCGATCAAGCCGGTGGCGGTGATGGTGATCTACAACACCACGCCGGCCTCGGTGATGGCGCTGAAGAAAAGCGGCATCAAGACCGCCGCCGACCTGACCGGCAAGAAGCTCGGCGCGCCGGTGTTCGACGCGGGCCGGCGCACGTTCCCGATCTTCGCGCAGGCCAACAACGTCGGCGCAGTGCAGTGGACCACCATGGACCCGCCGCTGCGCGAGACCATGCTGGTGCGCGGCGATGTCGATGCCGTGACCGGCTTCACCTTCACCAGCCTGCTCAATCTCGAGGCGCGCGGCGTCAAGCGCGAGGACATCGTCGTGCTGCCCTATGCCACGCATGGCGTGAAGCTCTACGGCAACGTGATCATTGCCAGCCCCAAGCTGATCGCCGAGAAGCCCGAAGCGCTCAAGGCCTTCCTCGAGGCCTTTGCCAAGGGCGCGAAGGAAGCCATTGCCCAGCCCGCGGCCGCGATCGCCTCGCTCAAGGCCAAGGACGGCCTGGTCAACACCGATGTCGAGACCAGGCGCCTGCAGCTGACCATCGAGACCGCCATCGACACGCCCGGCGCGCGCGAGGAAGGCTTCGGCCAGCTGCGCCTGCCGCGGCTGCAGCTGATGGCCGAACAGGTGGCCAAGGCCTATGGCACGAAGAACCCGGTGCCGGCCAATGCGGTCTGGAACGGCAGTTTTCTGCCATCCGCCGCTGCCCTCGACGTTCTCCCGAAAAAATGA
- a CDS encoding ABC transporter substrate-binding protein → MHKRFFLKAGAAALALSCVAAHAANTPIKFQLDWRFEGPAAFFLHPVAKGHFKAEGLDVQVDAGSGSGGAVQRVASGTYDMGFADLASVMEFHANNPDAPNKPIAVMVVYNNTPSSIMALKKSGIKAAADLSGKKLGAPVFDAGRKAFPIFAAANKISNVTWTTMDPPLRETMLVRGDIDAIAGFTFTSLLNLEARGVKPQDVVVMQYADHGVKMYGNVIIASSKLIQENPEAVRKFLRGFAKGAKEVIAKPADAIAAVKARDGIVNVPLETRRLQLAIDTVVNSPDARAEGFGQLNASRLSLMASQVSDVYATKQRVQPAVVWNGSFLPDAATLDILPRK, encoded by the coding sequence ATGCACAAGCGTTTCTTCCTGAAGGCCGGCGCGGCCGCCCTCGCCCTGTCGTGCGTTGCCGCCCACGCGGCCAATACGCCGATCAAGTTCCAGCTCGACTGGCGCTTCGAGGGCCCGGCGGCATTCTTCCTGCACCCCGTGGCCAAGGGCCACTTCAAGGCCGAAGGCCTGGATGTGCAGGTGGACGCGGGCAGCGGCTCGGGCGGCGCGGTGCAGCGCGTGGCTTCGGGCACCTACGACATGGGCTTTGCCGACCTGGCCTCGGTGATGGAGTTCCACGCCAACAACCCCGATGCGCCGAACAAGCCGATTGCCGTGATGGTGGTCTACAACAACACGCCGTCGTCGATCATGGCGCTGAAGAAAAGCGGCATCAAGGCCGCCGCCGACCTGTCGGGCAAGAAGCTCGGCGCGCCGGTATTCGACGCCGGCCGCAAGGCCTTTCCGATCTTTGCCGCGGCCAACAAGATCAGCAACGTGACCTGGACCACGATGGACCCGCCGCTGCGCGAGACCATGCTGGTGCGCGGGGATATCGATGCGATCGCGGGCTTCACCTTCACCTCGCTGCTCAACCTCGAGGCGCGCGGCGTCAAGCCCCAGGACGTGGTGGTCATGCAGTACGCCGATCACGGCGTGAAGATGTACGGCAACGTGATCATCGCCAGCAGCAAGCTGATCCAGGAGAACCCCGAAGCCGTGCGCAAGTTCCTGCGCGGCTTTGCCAAGGGCGCGAAGGAAGTCATCGCCAAGCCCGCCGACGCGATTGCCGCGGTCAAGGCGCGCGACGGCATCGTCAACGTGCCGCTGGAGACACGCCGCCTGCAGCTGGCCATCGACACCGTGGTCAACAGCCCCGATGCGCGCGCCGAAGGCTTCGGCCAGCTCAACGCCTCACGCCTGTCGCTGATGGCCTCGCAGGTGTCCGACGTCTACGCCACCAAGCAGCGCGTGCAGCCCGCCGTGGTGTGGAACGGCAGCTTCCTGCCCGACGCCGCCACGCTCGACATCCTGCCGCGCAAGTAA
- a CDS encoding flavin reductase family protein: MTEIDFTQIDSYARYKLMASLIVPRPIALITTLAEDGTVNAAPFSMFNMVGEDPPIVMVSINKLSDGHLKDTAAHILRTREFVVHIADEAIAEAMHRCGDRLPVTQSELVHVGLDAMPSLRVKPPRIAQAPVAFECVLHEVMETESRYVFIGRVVWLAVRDGLVDTDKWRVSLQDYFPVGRFGASFYVTCRDRFAIAADSAQTAQASTAIDEI, from the coding sequence ATGACCGAGATCGATTTCACCCAGATAGACAGCTACGCCCGCTACAAGCTGATGGCCAGCCTGATCGTGCCGCGGCCGATTGCGCTGATCACCACGCTGGCCGAGGACGGCACCGTGAACGCCGCGCCGTTCAGCATGTTCAACATGGTCGGCGAGGACCCGCCGATCGTGATGGTGAGCATCAACAAGCTCAGCGACGGCCACCTCAAGGACACCGCCGCGCACATCCTGCGCACGCGCGAGTTCGTGGTGCACATCGCCGACGAAGCCATTGCCGAGGCCATGCACCGCTGTGGTGACCGGTTGCCGGTGACGCAAAGCGAATTGGTGCACGTGGGCCTGGACGCCATGCCCTCGCTGCGCGTCAAGCCGCCGCGCATCGCGCAAGCGCCCGTGGCCTTCGAATGCGTGCTGCACGAGGTGATGGAAACCGAAAGCCGCTATGTGTTCATCGGCCGCGTGGTCTGGCTCGCGGTGCGCGACGGCCTGGTCGACACCGACAAGTGGCGCGTGTCCTTGCAGGATTATTTCCCCGTGGGCCGCTTTGGCGCGAGCTTCTATGTGACCTGCCGCGACCGTTTTGCGATTGCCGCCGATTCGGCGCAGACCGCGCAGGCCAGCACGGCAATTGATGAGATCTAG